A genomic segment from Synchiropus splendidus isolate RoL2022-P1 chromosome 18, RoL_Sspl_1.0, whole genome shotgun sequence encodes:
- the vwa5b1 gene encoding von Willebrand factor A domain-containing protein 5B1, translating into MPGLINKENRGALPLSVSDITSCVRGYTLAMTASLTYENIEDHAIEGIFIYPLEENSIVVGFEAMISTQIITLQIKDKGKIDDCNLDCCNSSNGALQTGTGHVVMDEDLERTVLVVNLGIIPPMETVHILVSTSSELCTLPSGSIKVSSPPACTPRVQRTINEEQGLPPNFSRVRERNLCASSPHDPSPSQLCLASLLEDEAINSMDYEFNFQLEIRAPYLLAGVESPSHAIRADADPEARSATSVVITLADKYTYDCPVEILIYPSEPHLPHVLIENGDMTLEEYDEFLQGRSDFIKATKKDSSNERKVDVIRRRLHKDVLHNPVVMLNFCPDLKPISSDLRKVHGEFIFLIDRSGSMSGVNINRVKDAMVVILKSLVPGCLFNIVGFGSTFKSLFTASQNYEEEALALACEYIRKIRADMGGTNVLAPLNWILRQPMYSGHPRLLFLLTDGAVSNTGRVVELIRSHARYIRCFTFGIGQNACRRLVQGLATVSRGTAEFLADGERLQPKMIKSLKRTMSPVLSDISIEWLFPETKEVLLSPVGNTFLFPGDNLIGYSVVCDITRYHANPKSEKRRRYSMMRSVESASSVFYHSQEEELGRMVLDSQGSNRESPFGAQHDSSQELDSGGFDSKTSPRRRAYSTNQIADYNPAKKAFTPSDPNSVMAKNPLRRAKAQELIGQMSPEHEAQWKKDFQPQVASLCASSSKARPSSVQRPLPHQQEVDPEVQIHPQLQDNPSPGGNIASPAARNTAGEDGSRSSTDSHSAGSFGDSDGYSHQLVQAETPQEIQTLDPGVASEKGGDCKAVVSGLLCGKLVKWEVVFDIKPFLHGREREEKVHEELWNETFHHLAGCSIIRDFEHMAHKESEIEHGSGRRYQQYAIHTSKGCNILSKYTALVPIDLDTNEYLQTCIEYINHGDEAKRSSKPGSRAGSRKNRGYSIGLGRSQSGGVSEEAEEVQPPNSAEDGASPCSTPSSSGWERCSFTEVSQRSPSVTSDQSVKSVESLFSARLALSRTRLLTRAAKGFMCRSHSKSGDSIGESDNENKDYIPLVLLQLASGAFPLDTALCEAINVPMEKLKWTSPFNSHRTSLSHPSSSRRAEGGDEGAKFPHEKEATWQPTESNQSPAHKTSWVDAGSPLPSAADSPLSPSSQMDSRRSSGSGETVTSSSPAGVWKRVLNPESMVWATAVALAWLEHSSASYFIEWELVAAKASMWLSVQDIPEGRDLASIKAAANQLFIILRHWEENLQLNMLCYNPNSV; encoded by the exons GTTGTGGGCTTCGAGGCAATGATCTCCACTCAGATTATCACACTGCAGATCAAAGACAAGGGCAAAATTGATGACTGCAATCTGGACTGCTGCAACTCATCCAACGGGGCCCTGCAGACAGGAACAG GACACGTGGTCATGGACGAAGACCTGGAGAGGACCGTGTTGGTGGTGAACCTGGGAATCATCCCCCCGATGGAGACGGTTCACATCTTGGTCAGCACCTCCTCAGAACTCTGCACGCTGCCCAGTGGGAGCATCAAAGTCTCCTCTCCGCCAGCGTGCACGCCTCGAGTCCAGAGGACCATCAATGAGGAGCAGGGGCTGCCCCCAAACTTCTCAAGGGT TCGGGAGAGAAACCTGTGCGCCTCCAGCCCTCACGACCCGTCCCCATCTCAGCTGTGCCTGGCTTCTCTGCTGGAGGACGAGGCCATTAACTCCATGGACTACGAGTTTAATTTCCAGCTGGAGATCCGAGCTCCCTACCTCCTGGCAG GTGTTGAAAGTCCATCTCATGCGATAAGGGCAGATGCAGACCCTGAGGCTCGTTCTGCCACCAGTGTGGTGATCACTCTGGCTGACAAGTACACCTACGACTGTCCAGTGGAGATCCTCATCTACCCCAGTG AGCCTCACCTTCCTCATGTGCTGATCGAGAACGGAGACATGACCTTGGAGGAGTACGACGAGTTCCTTCAGGGACGCAGTGATTTTATCAAGGCCACCAAGAAAGACAGCAGCAATGAGAGGAAG GTGGACGTGATCCGCAGACGGCTCCACAAAGACGTCCTCCACAACCCTGTGGTCATGCTGAACTTCTGCCCCGACCTCAAACCCATCTCCTCAGACCTGAGAAAGGTGCACGGCGAGTTCATCTTCCTCATCGACCGCAGTGGCAGCATGAGCGGCGTCAACATCAACCGTGTGAAG GACGCGATGGTGGTGATTTTGAAGAGTCTTGTGCCCGGCTGCCTCTTCAACATCGTTGGTTTTGGATCGACGTTCAAATCGCTTTTCACAGCCAGCCAGAACTACGAGGAG GAGGCCCTCGCTCTGGCGTGCGAATATATACGGAAGATTCGAGCCGACATGGGCGGCACAAACGTTCTAGCGCCTCTGAACTGGATCCTGAGGCAGCCCATGTACAGCGGACACCCACGCCTGCTGTTCCTGCTGACAGACGGAGCCGTCAGCAACACCGGACGAGTCGTGGAGCTCATCCGCAGTCACGCACGATACATCAG ATGCTTTACATTCGGCATTGGTCAGAACGCCTGCAGGAGGTTAGTTCAAGGCCTGGCCACAGTTTCCAGAGGAACAGCCGAGTTCCTGGCAGACGGAGAGCGACTGCAGCCCAAG ATGATCAAGTCGCTGAAGAGAACCATGTCCCCTGTCCTAAGTGACATTTCCATCGAGTGGCTTTTTCCAGAGACCAAAGAGGTGCTGCTGTCGCCTGTGGGCAACACTTTCCTGTTTCCAGGCGACAATCTGATTGGCTACAGCGTGGTGTGCGACATCACCCGCTACCACGCCAACCCCAAATCA GAGAAGAGAAGACGCTACAGCATGATGCGCTCTGTGGAGTCTGCCAGCTCTGTCTTCTACCACTCTCAAGAAGAAGAGCTGGGGAGGATGGTGCTGGACAGTCAGGGGTCCAACAGAGAATCGCCATTTGGTGCGCAGCACGACTCCTCCCAGGAGCTAGACTCTGGAG GCTTCGACAGCAAGACCTCTCCAAGAAGACGAGCGTACAGCACCAATCAGATAGCAGACTACAACCCAGCCAAAAAGGCGTTCACTCCCAGTGACCCCAACTCGGTCATGGCCAAGAACCCCCTGAGGCGAGCCAAAGCTCAGGAGCTGATTGGACAAATGAGCCCTGAGCATGAGGCACAGTGGAAGAAAGACTTTCAG CCGCAGGTTGCCAGTCTCTGTGCCTCGTCATCCAAAGCACGTCCCTCCAGTGTCCAGCGGCCGCTGCCTCACCAGCAGGAGGTCGACCCAGAGGTCCAGATCCATCCACAGCTGCAGGACAATCCTTCACCCGGTGGCAATATTGCCTCGCCTGCAGCTCGTAACACCGCCGGTGAGGATGGATCCAGATCATCCACTGACAGTCACTCGGCCGGAAGCTTTGGAGATTCTG ATGGATACAGCCACCAGCTAGTCCAGGCAGAAACCCCACAGGAGATCCAGACCTTGGATCCTGGGGTAGCCAGCGAGAAAGGTGGCGACTGCAAGGCCGTGGTGTCTGGACTGCTATGTGGAAAGCTGGTAAAGTGGGAGGTCGTCTTTGACATCAAGCCATTCCTGCACGGCCGTGAACGTGAGGAGAAGGTTCATGAGGAGTTGTGGAATGAAACCTTTCATCACCTGGCCGGATGCTCCATCATAAGGGATTTCGAGCATATGGCCCATAAAGAGAGCGAGATTGAGCACG GCTCAGGCAGGAGGTACCAGCAGTACGCCATTCACACCAGCAAGGGCTGCAACATCCTCAGCAAATACACAGCCCTCGTTCCCATCGACCTGGACACTAACGAGTACCTGCAGACGTGCATTGAATACATCAACCACG GCGATGAAGCGAAAAGAAGCTCAAAGCCTGGCTCTCGAGCAGGAAGCAGAAAGAACAGAGGATACTCGATTGGACTGGGCCGATCTCAGTCTGGGGGGGTGtcggaggaggcagaggaagtCCAGCCGCCAAACA GTGCCGAGGACGGCGCCTCACCGTGCAGCACCCCATCCTCCTCAGGCTGGGAGAGATGCAGCTTCACGGAGG TTTCTCAGAGAAGTCcatctgtgacctctgaccagTCGGTGAAATCAGTGGAGAGCCTGTTCTCAGCACG gCTTGCCCTCAGCAGAACCCGCCTCCTGACTCGAGCTGCCAAAGGATTCATGTGTCGATCTCACAGCAAGTCAGGAGATTCGATCGGAGAGAGTGACAACGAGAACAAAGACTACATCCCTCTG GTGCTGTTACAGTTGGCGAGTGGCGCCTTCCCTCTTGACACGGCGCTTTGCGAGGCCATTAATGTCCCAATGGAGAAGTTAAAGTGGACATCGCCTTTCAACAGCCACCGCACCAGTCTGAGCCATCCGTCCAGCAGCCGTCGGGCAGAGGGTGGTGATGAAGGGGCCAAATTCCCACACGAGAAGGAAGCAACTTGGCAACCTACAGAGAGCAACCAGAGCCCTGCTCACAAGACCTCGTGGGTGGACGCTGGATCTCCCTTACCTTCAGCTGCCGACAGCCCTCTCTCGCCGAGCTCCCAGATGGACAGCCGCCGGAGCTCTGGCTCAGGAGAAACAGTCACATCTTCTTCACCTGCTGGTGTTTGGAAGCGGGTCCTCAACCCAGAGAGCATGGTGTGGGCCACAGCTGTGGCCCTGGCTTGGCTGGAGCACAGCTCCGCCAGCTACTTCATCGAGTGGGAACTGGTAGCAGCCAAGGCCAGCATGTGGCTGAGCGTGCAGGACATCCCGGAAGGTCGTGATTTAGCCTCCATCAAAGCCGCTGCAAACcagctcttcatcatcctcagacACTGGGAGGAGAACCTGCAACTGAACATGCTGTGCTACAACCCGAACAGCGTCTGA
- the fam43b gene encoding protein FAM43B — MLPWRRNKFVLVEDEGKTKPKSLGVGLTYQSILSSLLRSCPDLLPDCPFDWVGNIFHTKRQKVELNKEEPVYNVRYLGSVVTIVAKGDGCTQDAVAKIWERSHFGEQSVKMRLTVGPQGIRMSTDKSGKKKPVQMYSLNRITYCTPDPSRPKILAWIYRHQVKNMAVVLRCHAVLVSKAEKARAIAHSLYHNATSAFSEFKRLKRQSDFRHCQQQLLGEEAVPLMPLRRLLNGQCHYKPPADNPGSATRLCSITEEEEEEEDDRKASEDHPAGEAQPEKQKVLTTNTEPTQLLSELDLGDIARLEQCQINFVSDSNNNTFSFITSLV; from the coding sequence ATGCTGCCCTGGAGGAGGAACAAGTTCGTCCTGGTGGAAGATGAAGGCAAGACCAAACCTAAAAGCCTGGGAGTGGGGCTGACCTACCAGTCCATCCTCTCGTCCCTGCTGCGCTCCTGTCCTGACTTACTGCCCGACTGCCCCTTCGACTGGGTGGGCAACATCTTCCACACCAAGCGGCAGAAGGTGGAGCTGAACAAAGAGGAGCCTGTGTATAACGTGCGCTATCTAGGAAGCGTGGTCACCATCGTGGCTAAAGGGGACGGGTGCACCCAGGACGCGGTGGCCAAGATCTGGGAGAGGAGTCACTTTGGGGAGCAGAGTGTGAAGATGAGGCTAACCGTGGGACCACAGGGCATACGGATGAGCACGGACAAGTCAGGGAAGAAGAAGCCCGTCCAAATGTACTCCCTGAACCGGATCACCTACTGCACGCCTGACCCGAGCCGACCCAAGATCCTGGCCTGGATCTACCGGCATCAGGTGAAGAACATGGCCGTGGTGCTGCGGTGTCACGCCGTCCTGGTGAGCAAAGCTGAGAAGGCCAGAGCCATCGCACACAGCCTGTACCACAACGCCACGTCTGCGTTCAGTGAGTTCAAGCGGCTGAAGAGGCAAAGCGACTTCCGGCActgccagcagcagctcctcggTGAAGAGGCGGTGCCACTGATGCCGCTGAGGAGGCTGCTGAACGGCCAGTGCCACTACAAACCACCCGCTGATAACCCCGGCAGCGCCACCCGCCTCTGCTCtatcacagaggaggaggaggaggaagaggacgacaGAAAGGCGAGTGAAGATCACCCGGCGGGGGAGGCGCAGCCAGAGAAACAGAAGGTCTTGACAACAAACACGGAGCCCACTCAGCTCCTCTCTGAACTGGATCTCGGGGACATCGCCAGGCTGGAGCAGTGTCAAATCAACTTTGTCAgcgacagcaacaacaacacctTCTCCTTCATAACCTCTCTGGTGTGA
- the mul1b gene encoding mitochondrial ubiquitin ligase activator of NFKB 1, with the protein MDSSGKPSTVQIVVLATSSALTALFYSIYRNRVTAVTRLKEAKKVSIDQDLKNLLSETPGRCVPYAVIEGVVRSVKETLSSQFVDNCKAVIERLTLKEEKMVWNRTTHIWNSTEKVIHQRTNTVPFGLGSHDEGIDTTVRIIRPLEAAELNLETTYENFHPTVQSLSSVIGHFISGERPKGIHETEEMLRVGDSVTGVGELVLDNNLVKLQPPKQGFTYFLTRSDFECLLKKQSNSVRLWRILTAVCGLAACSMLFFILWKQYKLRRQRQKEQSAMEEFKEQQKKRMKELNLEESSVSANSCSVCFSRQRSCVFLECSHVCTCTPCYDLLPEPKKCPICRANIDRVVQLYMS; encoded by the exons ATGGACTCCAGTGGGAAACCCTCCACGGTCCAGATTGTAGTTCTAGCCACCAGCTCGGCTCTGACAGCTCTGTTCTACTCCATCTATCGCAACAGAGTGACAGCAGTCACCAGGTTAAAG GAAGCTAAGAAAGTCTCCATTGACCAGGACTTGAAGAACTTGCTTTCTGAAACTCCAGGAAGATGTGTCCCCTACGCTGTCATAGAAG GTGTGGTGCGATCCGTGAAGGAAACGCTCAGCAGTCAGTTTGTGGATAACTGCAAGGCCGTGATCGAGAGACTGacgctgaaggaggagaagatggtgtGGAATCGCACTACTCACATATG GAACAGCACGGAGAAAGTCATCCACCAGCGCACCAACACAGTCCCCTTTGGGCTTGGGTCACATGACGAAGGCATCGACACCACAGTCCGGATTATTCGACCACTCGAGGCCGCGGAATTGAACCTTGAGACCACCTACGAGAACTTCCATCCCACCGTCCAGTCCTTGTCCAGCGTCATCGGCCACTTCATCAGCGGCGAGCGACCCAAAGGCATCCATGAGACAGAAGAGATGCTGCGAGTGGGCGACAGCGTCACCGGCGTGGGCGAGCTGGTCCTCGACAACAACCTTGTCAAGCTGCAGCCTCCCAAGCAGGGATTCACCTACTTTCTGACCCGCTCTGACTTTGAGTGCCTGCTGAAGAAGCAGAGCAACAGCGTGAGACTGTGGCGGATCCTGACGGCCGTCTGTGGCCTGGCGGCGTGCtccatgttgtttttcattctgtggAAGCAGTACAAACTCCGAAGACAGCGGCAGAAGGAGCAGAGCGCGATGGAAGAGTtcaaggagcagcagaagaagcgCATGAAGGAGCTGAACTTGGAGGAGAGCAGTGTGTCGGCCAACAGCTGCAGCGTCTGCTTCAGCCGCCAGCGCTCCTGCGTCTTCCTGGAGTGCAGTCATGTCTGCACCTGTACGCCGTGCTACGACCTGCTGCCTGAGCCAAAGAAGTGCCCCATCTGCCGGGCCAACATCGACCGCGTGGTGCAGCTCTACATGAGCTGA